The following proteins are co-located in the Sporosarcina pasteurii genome:
- a CDS encoding penicillin-binding protein — MKKFRFQWGAFLMFIAYGGLFFLLFGRLLFIQITGEAEGKALASLAEAKYARESVLTADRGRILDRNGELIASDTLSYRLVAVLDETLSDKNVIRHVDDSERTAEILAKYIPMDKADLIKRITRTEEDIKKNIRKQVEFGKAGNEVSHETVLAIKEELAERDEKLPGILFLEEKKRFYPNGVFASYLVGFAQKELDENNQFKTVGKMGLEATYDKELTGTDGKVEFQSDKWGFTLPKSEKAVVPAQDGFDIKLTIDKTIQNFVEDAMYEIEQEYAPKKMLAIVADPETGAIVAMSQRPAFDPATREGLTSNWLNEAVENTIEPGSTLKIFTLAAAIEENKWNPNAYFKSGQYTLYDRTIRDHNRTGWGTITYLEGFQRSSNVSMAYLLEKIGDRTFIDYINRFGFGKKTEIDLPNEATGTILDHYPSERLTTSYGQGSTVTPIQMIQAATAIANDGVMMKPYVISEIKNPNTGEIIESKKPVKKESPISKATAEQVREVLATTVTAEGGTGRRFALDGYTLAGKTGTAEIPSGRGGYLSGHGNYLYSFIGMAPAEDPQLITYIIVQQPKLKPGEIGSDPVAKLFKSVMESSLKYMNIVPDGEEPIEAPKIGDYTKQDVSEARTELEKMGYTPVIIGEGGPVLVQYPENGAKLAKDSVVLLKTEGETTLPSFKGWSKKMVLSFKMLTGLDIRIVGDGYVTEQSLSPGIIVSTKEPVVIHLQHPAEIYKQGTELEDDEETIIGG; from the coding sequence ATGAAGAAGTTTCGATTCCAATGGGGAGCCTTTCTAATGTTTATTGCTTATGGAGGGCTCTTTTTTCTTTTATTTGGCCGATTATTATTTATCCAAATAACTGGAGAGGCTGAGGGGAAGGCGCTCGCCTCATTAGCAGAAGCGAAATATGCAAGAGAATCAGTGTTAACTGCAGATCGGGGGAGAATTCTTGATAGAAATGGCGAGTTAATTGCCTCCGATACGCTTAGTTATCGCTTAGTTGCAGTACTAGATGAAACACTTAGTGATAAAAATGTCATCAGACATGTTGATGATTCCGAGAGGACAGCGGAAATATTGGCTAAATATATTCCGATGGATAAAGCTGATTTAATAAAACGAATAACAAGAACCGAAGAGGATATTAAGAAAAATATAAGGAAGCAAGTTGAGTTCGGTAAGGCAGGAAATGAAGTTAGTCACGAAACTGTTCTTGCGATAAAAGAAGAATTAGCTGAAAGAGACGAAAAGCTCCCTGGTATTTTATTTTTAGAGGAAAAGAAAAGGTTTTATCCGAATGGTGTATTTGCCTCCTATCTTGTTGGTTTTGCTCAAAAGGAGTTGGATGAAAATAACCAATTTAAAACAGTAGGAAAAATGGGACTCGAGGCTACCTACGATAAAGAGCTAACCGGAACGGATGGGAAAGTCGAATTTCAGTCGGATAAATGGGGCTTTACTTTGCCTAAATCAGAAAAGGCAGTCGTTCCTGCCCAAGATGGTTTTGATATTAAGCTAACCATCGACAAAACGATTCAAAATTTTGTTGAGGATGCAATGTACGAAATTGAGCAGGAATACGCCCCTAAAAAGATGTTAGCGATTGTGGCAGATCCAGAAACAGGTGCAATTGTCGCAATGAGTCAAAGACCAGCTTTTGACCCTGCTACACGGGAAGGTTTAACATCAAATTGGTTGAATGAAGCGGTAGAAAATACGATAGAACCTGGTTCTACATTGAAGATTTTCACATTGGCAGCTGCCATTGAAGAAAATAAATGGAATCCAAATGCGTATTTTAAGTCGGGTCAATATACACTTTATGATAGAACGATTCGTGATCATAATCGAACAGGGTGGGGAACAATCACCTATTTGGAAGGATTCCAACGGTCTTCAAACGTTTCAATGGCGTACTTACTTGAAAAAATTGGTGACCGAACATTTATAGATTATATCAATCGATTTGGCTTTGGTAAGAAAACAGAAATCGATTTACCAAATGAGGCAACAGGTACTATTTTAGATCATTATCCCTCCGAGAGATTAACGACTTCTTATGGACAAGGGTCAACAGTGACCCCAATACAAATGATTCAAGCTGCAACTGCGATTGCGAATGATGGAGTTATGATGAAGCCGTACGTCATTAGTGAAATTAAAAATCCAAATACAGGTGAAATCATAGAAAGTAAAAAACCGGTTAAGAAAGAAAGTCCGATTTCAAAAGCAACTGCTGAACAAGTAAGGGAAGTCCTTGCAACGACGGTAACAGCTGAGGGTGGAACGGGTAGAAGATTTGCATTGGACGGCTATACATTGGCAGGCAAAACGGGAACAGCCGAAATTCCGAGTGGTAGAGGCGGCTATTTATCTGGCCACGGAAACTATTTATATTCTTTTATTGGTATGGCACCTGCTGAAGATCCACAGTTAATTACGTATATCATCGTTCAACAACCCAAATTAAAACCAGGCGAAATCGGCTCTGATCCGGTTGCGAAGTTATTTAAATCTGTGATGGAGAGTAGCTTGAAATATATGAATATCGTACCAGATGGAGAGGAACCTATTGAAGCGCCAAAGATTGGAGATTATACTAAACAGGATGTATCTGAAGCGAGAACTGAACTAGAGAAAATGGGATATACTCCAGTCATTATTGGCGAAGGTGGTCCAGTATTGGTACAGTATCCAGAAAATGGAGCAAAGCTTGCTAAGGATTCTGTAGTATTATTGAAGACTGAAGGTGAAACAACCTTACCATCGTTTAAGGGATGGTCAAAGAAAATGGTCTTGTCATTTAAAATGTTAACAGGTCTTGATATTAGA
- the ftsL gene encoding cell division protein FtsL: protein MALEQRKFVSTHVHEPKMPETPERQQGEQRARKLFSPGEKVLFVAFASLLVIFSSVILHTEGQLNDLNREVQTIGSQIEQQSKLNTQLSIQVKEQSTHEKVWEKARELGLNLNEKNVKVVPGR, encoded by the coding sequence ATGGCGTTAGAACAAAGAAAGTTTGTCTCAACACACGTACATGAACCAAAAATGCCTGAAACACCCGAGAGGCAACAGGGAGAACAGCGAGCGCGAAAGTTATTTTCACCTGGCGAAAAAGTGTTATTTGTAGCATTCGCTTCCCTTCTCGTTATCTTTTCATCTGTGATTTTGCATACGGAAGGTCAGTTAAATGATTTGAATCGGGAAGTGCAAACAATTGGCAGTCAAATTGAACAGCAATCAAAACTAAATACACAATTGTCCATCCAAGTAAAAGAGCAATCTACACATGAGAAAGTGTGGGAGAAAGCGAGAGAACTTGGACTAAATCTGAACGAGAAAAACGTGAAGGTAGTGCCTGGGCGATGA